The following coding sequences are from one Pseudomonas mendocina window:
- a CDS encoding helix-turn-helix domain-containing protein gives MASYARRIKLYQLSERLAMTSSPLSTLSAELGFSSAANLRRMFKALTGLTPAQYRQQYGRV, from the coding sequence GTGGCGAGCTACGCGCGGCGCATCAAGCTCTACCAACTCAGCGAACGCCTGGCCATGACCTCCTCACCGCTGAGCACGCTCAGTGCCGAACTGGGCTTCAGCAGCGCGGCCAATCTGCGGCGCATGTTCAAGGCGCTGACCGGACTGACACCCGCGCAGTATCGCCAGCAATATGGGCGCGTCTGA
- a CDS encoding thiolase family protein — translation MREVVIVDSVRTGLAKSFRGKFNMTRPDDMAAHCVDALLVRNGIDPKLVDDCIVGAGSNEGAQGMNIGRNVAVLSRLGNPVAGMTLNRFCSSGLQAIAIAANQVASGCSDIIVAGGVESITMTLKSMNMDNLFNPLLQKENPGIYYPMGKTAEIVANRYGITREAQDAYALQSQQRTARAQAEGLFADEIVPMTVKYQVEDKATGEKKIVDGVVEADDCNRPDTTLESLAKLQPAFDPAGSVTAGNASQLSDGASMTLVMSLEKALELGLTPRAYFRGFTVAGCEPDEMGIGPVFSVPKLLKAKGLSVADIDLWELNEAFASQCLYCRDTLEIDNEKYNVNGGSISIGHPFGMTGSRQVGHLVRELQRRELRYGIVTMCVGGGMGASGLFEAYRG, via the coding sequence ATGCGTGAAGTGGTGATCGTCGATAGCGTCCGGACTGGCCTGGCCAAGTCCTTCCGCGGCAAGTTCAATATGACCCGGCCGGACGATATGGCCGCTCACTGCGTCGATGCGCTGCTGGTGCGTAACGGCATCGACCCGAAGCTGGTCGATGACTGCATCGTCGGCGCCGGCTCCAACGAGGGTGCCCAGGGCATGAACATCGGCCGCAACGTCGCGGTGCTCTCGCGCCTGGGCAACCCGGTAGCGGGCATGACCCTCAACCGCTTCTGCTCCTCGGGCCTGCAGGCCATCGCGATCGCCGCCAACCAGGTGGCATCCGGTTGCAGCGACATCATCGTCGCCGGCGGCGTCGAGTCCATCACCATGACCCTGAAAAGCATGAACATGGACAACCTGTTCAACCCGCTGCTGCAAAAGGAAAACCCCGGCATCTATTACCCCATGGGCAAGACCGCCGAGATCGTCGCCAACCGTTACGGCATCACCCGCGAGGCCCAGGACGCCTACGCCCTGCAGAGCCAGCAGCGCACCGCGCGCGCCCAGGCCGAAGGCCTGTTCGCCGACGAAATCGTACCGATGACGGTGAAGTATCAGGTGGAAGACAAGGCGACCGGCGAGAAGAAGATCGTCGACGGCGTGGTCGAGGCCGATGACTGCAACCGCCCGGACACCACCCTGGAGTCCCTGGCCAAGCTGCAACCGGCATTCGACCCGGCGGGTAGCGTCACGGCCGGCAACGCCTCGCAACTGTCCGATGGCGCCTCCATGACCCTGGTCATGAGCCTGGAAAAGGCGCTGGAGCTGGGCCTGACGCCCAGGGCCTATTTCCGCGGCTTCACCGTGGCCGGTTGCGAGCCTGACGAGATGGGCATTGGCCCGGTGTTTTCGGTGCCCAAGCTGCTCAAGGCCAAGGGCCTGAGCGTGGCCGACATCGACCTGTGGGAGCTCAACGAGGCCTTCGCTTCGCAGTGCCTGTATTGTCGCGACACGCTCGAAATCGACAACGAGAAGTACAACGTCAACGGCGGCTCCATCTCCATTGGCCATCCCTTCGGTATGACTGGCTCGCGCCAGGTCGGCCATCTGGTGCGCGAGCTGCAGCGTCGCGAACTGCGCTACGGCATCGTCACCATGTGCGTTGGCGGCGGCATGGGTGCCAGCGGATTGTTCGAGGCCTATCGCGGCTAA
- a CDS encoding pyridoxamine 5'-phosphate oxidase family protein, whose amino-acid sequence MQQLPSHRQSPWHAGERQLQEKVGVAERMEVLGQKVIRDYMPDQHREFYHQLPFMIAGAVDGAGQPWATLIEGEEGFVTSPDPHRLSFDLADIALDPLDPATSGLGSGEAIGLLGIELHTRRRNRLNGHIRQASAQRLEIAVEHSYGNCPQYIQLRQYRRAHERGIERIDATELDARSVEMIRSADTFFVASYVEHDDGRRSVDVSHRGGRAGFVRVEGNRLTIPDYAGNLFFNTLGNLSVNPRAGLLFVDFTSGDVLQLGGRAEIILDSPLINAFEGAERLWTLDVEQAVLRPAATSLRWAFEEYAPTSLMTGTWAETDARLREREQRNQWQRWRVQHQQQESTDIRSFVLAPEQGVAPRFAAGQHLPIRITTVTGETLLRTYSLSSAPADGQLRISVKAQGVVSRHLHEQVQVGDVLEVRPPLGSFTLNSDTNRPLVLVGAGVGITPLLSMLREQVALGQGRRIHFFQGARTLADLPFQAELRELVKRAGGLLQVHRALSAPEQDAVLGHDYEQHGRIELAQIKAALSFDDYDFYLCGPAAFTQAIYDGLRDLNVADTRIHAEAFGPSTLTRRTDGQSVTFVQPPAASEPVPVYFTSSSKEARWKPEGGSLLELAESRGLTPEFSCRGGSCGTCKTRLVSGQVHYPNPPAELPEDGSVLICCAIPAQGEDGVQPLVLDL is encoded by the coding sequence ATGCAACAGCTCCCCAGCCATCGGCAGTCGCCCTGGCACGCCGGTGAACGGCAACTGCAGGAAAAGGTCGGCGTCGCCGAGCGCATGGAAGTGCTCGGGCAGAAGGTGATCCGCGACTACATGCCGGATCAGCATCGCGAGTTCTACCACCAGCTGCCGTTCATGATCGCGGGTGCTGTGGATGGTGCAGGCCAGCCCTGGGCCACGCTGATCGAGGGCGAGGAGGGTTTCGTCACCTCGCCTGATCCACATCGACTGTCGTTCGATCTCGCCGACATTGCGCTCGACCCGCTCGATCCGGCCACATCCGGCCTGGGCAGCGGCGAGGCCATCGGCCTGCTCGGCATCGAGCTGCATACGCGGCGGCGCAATCGTCTCAATGGGCATATTCGCCAAGCCTCGGCGCAGCGTCTGGAGATTGCAGTGGAGCATTCCTACGGCAATTGCCCGCAGTACATCCAGCTGCGCCAGTACCGCCGCGCGCACGAACGGGGTATCGAGCGCATTGATGCGACCGAACTGGATGCGCGCAGCGTCGAGATGATCCGCAGCGCCGACACCTTCTTCGTCGCCAGTTATGTCGAGCACGACGATGGCCGCCGCTCGGTAGACGTTTCGCACCGTGGCGGACGCGCCGGCTTCGTGCGGGTGGAGGGCAATCGGCTGACCATTCCCGACTACGCCGGCAACCTGTTCTTCAATACCCTGGGCAATCTCAGCGTCAATCCGCGCGCCGGCCTGCTGTTCGTCGATTTCACCAGCGGCGACGTGCTGCAACTGGGCGGCCGCGCCGAGATCATCCTCGACAGCCCGCTGATCAACGCCTTCGAAGGCGCCGAGCGGCTGTGGACGCTCGACGTCGAACAGGCGGTACTGCGCCCGGCGGCGACCTCACTGCGCTGGGCTTTCGAAGAATATGCACCGACCAGCCTGATGACCGGCACCTGGGCGGAAACCGACGCCCGTCTGCGCGAGCGTGAGCAGCGCAACCAGTGGCAGCGCTGGCGCGTGCAGCACCAGCAGCAGGAAAGCACCGATATCCGCTCATTCGTGCTGGCGCCGGAGCAAGGCGTTGCACCGCGCTTCGCCGCCGGTCAGCACCTGCCGATTCGCATCACCACTGTCACGGGTGAAACCCTGCTGCGTACCTACAGCCTGTCCAGTGCGCCGGCGGACGGTCAGCTGCGCATCAGCGTCAAGGCGCAGGGTGTGGTTTCGCGACATCTGCACGAGCAGGTGCAGGTGGGCGATGTGCTGGAAGTGCGTCCGCCGCTGGGCAGTTTCACCCTGAACAGTGACACCAACCGGCCACTGGTGCTGGTCGGTGCCGGTGTCGGCATCACCCCATTGCTGTCGATGCTGCGCGAGCAGGTGGCGCTGGGGCAGGGCAGGCGTATCCACTTCTTTCAGGGCGCACGGACGCTCGCTGACCTGCCGTTCCAGGCTGAGCTGCGCGAGTTGGTAAAGCGCGCAGGTGGTCTGTTGCAGGTTCACCGTGCTCTCAGTGCACCGGAACAGGACGCAGTGCTCGGGCACGACTACGAACAGCACGGGCGCATCGAGCTGGCGCAGATCAAGGCGGCGCTGTCGTTCGACGATTACGACTTCTACCTGTGTGGCCCGGCCGCCTTTACCCAGGCGATCTACGACGGCCTGCGCGATTTGAACGTCGCCGACACGCGTATTCATGCCGAGGCGTTCGGCCCGTCGACACTGACGCGTCGCACGGATGGACAGAGTGTCACCTTCGTCCAGCCGCCCGCCGCGAGCGAGCCGGTACCGGTGTATTTCACCTCCTCGAGCAAGGAGGCACGCTGGAAGCCGGAGGGTGGCAGCCTGCTGGAACTGGCAGAAAGCCGTGGCCTGACGCCTGAGTTCAGCTGCCGTGGCGGTTCCTGCGGTACCTGCAAGACGCGCCTGGTCAGCGGTCAGGTGCACTACCCGAACCCACCGGCTGAATTGCCGGAAGACGGTAGTGTGTTGATCTGCTGTGCAATCCCGGCGCAAGGCGAGGACGGCGTGCAGCCCCTCGTGCTCGATCTGTGA
- a CDS encoding LysR family transcriptional regulator produces the protein MSHHREMQVFLAVAQSGSLAAAARHLQLSQATVMRTVTALESRLDSTLLQRGPRGVSLSVAGAAFAESCQRILQRVEEAEQSVTGLHATPAGQLTLALPLLMTHQVLTPIAVDYLAAFPEVSLATLAREEPPRLLEEGIDLAVVVGHLPSSSGFAVPLGWARPLVCAAPAYLERWGWPANPQALYVHRTIGRSSTGHAGEWRFADGAVRLAPRLTCSTPQAAIRAALAGFGLTRCLSYEAYQELQSGQLQAVLESFAAPPVPVQLYYREGRRAAGRVRSFLDFAVPRLRAHPAFQA, from the coding sequence ATGAGCCATCACCGCGAGATGCAGGTGTTCCTTGCCGTGGCCCAGAGCGGCAGTCTGGCGGCCGCGGCCAGGCACTTGCAGCTGTCGCAAGCCACGGTGATGCGTACCGTGACCGCGTTGGAGAGCCGTCTGGACAGCACCTTGCTGCAGCGCGGGCCTCGTGGTGTCAGCCTCAGCGTGGCTGGGGCGGCGTTCGCCGAGAGCTGCCAGCGTATCCTGCAGCGGGTGGAGGAGGCCGAGCAGTCGGTGACGGGGCTGCACGCCACTCCCGCCGGACAATTGACCCTCGCCCTGCCGCTGTTGATGACCCATCAGGTGCTGACCCCCATCGCGGTCGACTACCTGGCGGCATTTCCCGAGGTGAGCCTGGCCACCCTGGCGCGCGAGGAGCCGCCCAGGTTGCTGGAGGAGGGCATCGACCTGGCCGTGGTGGTTGGCCATCTGCCCAGTTCGTCCGGTTTCGCCGTACCGTTGGGATGGGCGCGGCCGCTGGTGTGTGCGGCGCCGGCTTACCTGGAGCGCTGGGGCTGGCCCGCCAATCCGCAAGCCCTGTACGTGCACCGCACCATTGGCCGGTCTTCGACCGGTCATGCGGGGGAATGGCGTTTTGCGGACGGCGCGGTGAGGCTCGCGCCGCGATTGACCTGCAGCACGCCGCAGGCCGCGATCCGCGCGGCGCTCGCCGGTTTTGGCCTGACCCGCTGCCTGAGCTACGAAGCCTATCAGGAGCTGCAGAGCGGGCAGTTGCAGGCGGTGCTGGAAAGCTTCGCCGCGCCGCCAGTGCCGGTGCAGCTGTATTACCGAGAAGGGCGGCGGGCGGCGGGGCGGGTGCGCAGTTTCCTCGATTTTGCCGTGCCACGCCTGCGTGCCCATCCGGCATTTCAGGCGTGA
- a CDS encoding glutathione S-transferase family protein yields MSPAIKLYNFPRSGHAHRAELMLSLLKVPTELIFVDLAKGEHKTPEFLALNPFGQVPVIDDGGTIVSDSNAILVYLAKRYGNDDWLPQEPAAAARVQRWLSVAAGLVAFGPAAARLVTVFGASFNTEEVINRAHALFTVMEGELSDTPFLAGDKPSIADVANYSYIAHAPEGNVSLEPYPNIRAWLARIEALPGFVPMPRTAAGLQA; encoded by the coding sequence ATGTCCCCAGCCATCAAACTGTATAACTTCCCACGCTCCGGCCACGCCCACCGTGCCGAGCTGATGCTGTCGCTGCTGAAAGTGCCCACCGAGCTGATCTTCGTCGACCTGGCCAAGGGCGAGCACAAGACCCCCGAGTTCCTTGCCCTCAACCCCTTCGGTCAGGTGCCGGTGATCGATGACGGCGGCACCATTGTCAGCGACTCCAACGCCATCCTCGTCTACCTGGCCAAGCGCTACGGCAATGACGACTGGCTGCCACAAGAGCCGGCTGCAGCCGCCCGCGTGCAGCGCTGGTTGTCGGTGGCCGCTGGCCTGGTGGCGTTCGGCCCTGCCGCCGCTCGCCTGGTCACCGTATTCGGCGCCTCGTTCAACACCGAGGAAGTGATCAACCGTGCCCATGCGCTGTTCACCGTGATGGAAGGCGAACTGAGCGACACCCCGTTCCTCGCTGGCGACAAACCGAGCATCGCCGATGTCGCCAACTACTCCTATATCGCCCATGCGCCGGAGGGCAACGTCTCGCTGGAGCCCTACCCGAACATTCGCGCCTGGCTGGCACGCATCGAAGCGCTGCCGGGTTTCGTGCCGATGCCGCGTACCGCCGCCGGCCTGCAAGCCTGA
- the pap gene encoding polyphosphate:AMP phosphotransferase, which yields MFESAEIGRSIDKATFEAEEPALREALLEAQYELKQQAHFPLIVLINGVEGAGKGETVKLLNEWMDPRLIQVSTFDIQTDEELARPPAWRYWRQLPPKGRIGVFFGNWYSQMLQGRVHGHFKDAVLDQAIDGAERLERMLCDEGALIFKFWFHLSKKQMKARLEALKDDPLHSWRISPLDWQQSKTYDKFVRYGERVLRRTSRDYAPWYVVEGVDHYYRSLTVGRILLEGLQAALANTAREPQRPHAAPLVSSLDNRGLLASLDMTQTLDKDDYKEQLATEQARLSGLMRDKRMRKHALIAVFEGNDAAGKGGAIRRVTGALDPRQYRIVPVAAPTEEERAQPYLWRFWRHIPARGHFTIFDRSWYGRVLVERVEGFCSQADWLRAYGEINDFEEQLTNAGVILVKFWLAIDQQTQLERFKEREQIPFKRFKITEEDWRNRDKWDDYADAVGDMVDRTSTEIAPWTLIEANDKRFARVKVLRTINEAIEAAFARD from the coding sequence ATGTTCGAATCCGCCGAAATCGGCCGCAGTATCGACAAGGCCACGTTCGAGGCCGAAGAGCCGGCATTGCGCGAGGCGTTGCTGGAGGCGCAGTACGAACTCAAGCAGCAGGCGCACTTCCCTCTCATCGTGCTGATCAACGGTGTCGAGGGTGCCGGCAAGGGCGAAACGGTGAAGCTGCTCAACGAGTGGATGGATCCGCGGCTGATCCAGGTCAGCACCTTCGATATCCAGACCGACGAAGAACTGGCGCGTCCGCCGGCCTGGCGCTATTGGCGGCAACTCCCGCCCAAGGGGCGTATCGGGGTGTTCTTCGGCAACTGGTACAGCCAGATGTTGCAGGGCCGCGTGCATGGCCACTTCAAGGACGCCGTGCTGGATCAGGCCATCGACGGTGCCGAGCGCCTGGAACGCATGCTTTGCGACGAGGGCGCGCTGATCTTCAAGTTCTGGTTCCACCTGTCCAAGAAGCAGATGAAGGCACGGCTCGAAGCGCTCAAGGATGACCCGCTGCACAGCTGGCGCATCAGTCCGCTGGACTGGCAGCAGTCGAAGACCTACGACAAGTTCGTGCGCTACGGCGAGCGCGTGTTGCGTCGCACCAGCCGCGACTACGCGCCCTGGTACGTGGTCGAGGGCGTCGATCACTATTACCGCAGCCTCACCGTGGGCCGCATTTTGCTCGAGGGGCTGCAGGCGGCGCTGGCCAATACGGCCCGCGAACCCCAGCGGCCACACGCCGCTCCGTTGGTGTCGAGCCTGGACAACCGCGGCCTGTTGGCCAGTCTGGACATGACCCAGACGCTGGACAAGGACGACTACAAGGAGCAACTGGCCACCGAGCAGGCGCGCCTGTCCGGCCTGATGCGCGACAAGCGCATGCGCAAGCATGCCCTGATCGCGGTATTCGAAGGCAATGATGCGGCCGGCAAGGGCGGCGCTATTCGCCGCGTGACCGGAGCTCTCGATCCGCGCCAGTACCGCATCGTGCCGGTGGCGGCGCCGACCGAGGAAGAGCGCGCCCAGCCCTATCTATGGCGCTTCTGGCGACACATCCCGGCGCGCGGGCATTTCACCATCTTCGACCGTAGCTGGTATGGCCGCGTGCTGGTGGAGCGGGTCGAGGGCTTCTGCAGTCAGGCGGACTGGCTGCGTGCCTACGGTGAGATCAACGACTTCGAGGAACAGTTGACCAACGCCGGGGTGATTCTGGTGAAGTTCTGGCTGGCCATCGATCAGCAGACGCAGCTGGAGCGTTTCAAGGAGCGTGAGCAGATTCCGTTCAAGCGCTTCAAGATCACCGAGGAGGACTGGCGCAACCGCGACAAGTGGGACGACTACGCCGATGCGGTGGGGGACATGGTCGACCGCACCAGCACCGAGATCGCGCCCTGGACGCTGATCGAGGCCAATGACAAGCGCTTCGCCCGGGTCAAGGTGCTGCGCACCATCAACGAGGCCATCGAGGCGGCGTTCGCGAGGGATTGA
- a CDS encoding LysR family transcriptional regulator has translation MDRFQEMRVLLAVTEAESFAGGAKLLGISPPSVTRAVAALEARLGTLLLARSTRSLRLTEAGQRYVEDCRRILLELEEAEELAAGGSVRPRGRLTVTAPVMFGELFLIPRIAQYLDTHPDVEINALLVDRVVNMMEEGIDVAVRIGSLPEGDHPALQVGQIRPVVCASPAFLDRVGRPRHPDELRDAPIVMSSASTLLSHWQFVGADGPFGFMPQPRFTVSSNQAAISVARLGWGYTRVLSYQVAAAVARGEIELVLEAFEPPALPVHIIHQGGRQVSAKVRTFVDHCAASFRADPALRAAGAAPVS, from the coding sequence ATGGATCGGTTTCAGGAAATGAGGGTGTTGCTGGCGGTGACCGAGGCCGAGAGCTTCGCCGGGGGCGCCAAGCTGCTGGGCATTTCGCCGCCCAGCGTGACCCGCGCCGTCGCTGCGCTGGAGGCGCGCCTTGGCACGCTGTTGCTGGCCCGCAGCACGCGCAGCCTGCGCCTGACCGAGGCCGGCCAGCGCTATGTCGAGGACTGCCGGCGCATTCTGCTGGAACTGGAAGAGGCCGAGGAACTGGCCGCCGGCGGCAGTGTGCGCCCGCGTGGACGACTCACCGTGACCGCGCCGGTGATGTTCGGCGAGCTGTTCCTGATTCCACGCATCGCCCAGTACCTCGACACCCACCCGGACGTGGAAATCAACGCGCTGCTGGTCGACCGCGTGGTGAACATGATGGAGGAGGGCATCGACGTGGCTGTGCGCATCGGCTCGTTGCCTGAGGGCGATCATCCGGCGTTGCAGGTCGGGCAAATCCGCCCGGTGGTGTGCGCCTCGCCCGCCTTTCTCGATCGTGTCGGGCGCCCGCGCCATCCGGATGAGTTGCGTGATGCGCCCATCGTCATGTCCAGCGCCAGCACCCTGCTGTCGCACTGGCAGTTCGTCGGCGCCGACGGTCCGTTCGGCTTCATGCCTCAGCCGCGCTTTACCGTCAGTTCCAACCAGGCGGCGATCAGCGTGGCACGCCTGGGTTGGGGTTATACCCGCGTGCTGTCCTACCAGGTGGCCGCCGCGGTGGCTCGCGGCGAGATCGAACTGGTGCTCGAAGCCTTCGAACCCCCTGCCTTGCCGGTGCATATCATTCACCAGGGCGGTCGCCAGGTGTCGGCCAAGGTGCGTACCTTCGTCGACCACTGTGCTGCCAGTTTTCGCGCCGATCCGGCGCTGCGTGCAGCAGGGGCAGCGCCTGTTTCATGA
- a CDS encoding LysE family translocator yields the protein MPFAENLIAFTLAATLLTLTPGIDTALVLRTAAVEGRQQAFRAALGINAGCLIWGAAVAFGLGALLAVSEFGYNLLKYCGAAYLVWLGLNMLLHPRTSLAPAQASGTPGANWFLRGLLGNVLNPKVGIFYLSFLPQFIPQGQPLIIWTFGLVGIHVALSLVWALLLIGATQPLGHWLRRAAVIRWMDRCTGLIFVLFAARLALSRR from the coding sequence ATGCCCTTTGCCGAAAACCTGATCGCTTTCACCCTTGCCGCCACGCTGCTGACGCTGACACCGGGGATCGACACTGCGCTGGTGTTGCGTACCGCTGCGGTCGAGGGCCGGCAGCAGGCGTTTCGCGCGGCGCTGGGCATCAATGCAGGCTGCCTGATCTGGGGCGCGGCGGTGGCCTTCGGCCTCGGCGCGCTGCTGGCGGTTTCCGAATTCGGCTACAACCTCCTCAAGTATTGCGGTGCGGCGTATCTGGTCTGGCTCGGGCTGAACATGCTGCTGCACCCGCGTACCTCGCTGGCGCCTGCCCAGGCGAGTGGCACACCTGGAGCCAACTGGTTCCTGCGTGGCCTGCTGGGTAATGTGCTCAACCCCAAGGTGGGGATTTTCTACCTGTCCTTCCTGCCGCAGTTCATCCCGCAGGGGCAGCCGCTGATTATCTGGACATTTGGCCTGGTGGGCATCCATGTGGCGCTCAGCCTGGTCTGGGCATTGCTGCTGATCGGCGCCACCCAGCCGCTTGGCCACTGGCTGCGGCGGGCGGCGGTGATCAGGTGGATGGATCGCTGTACCGGGTTGATCTTCGTCCTCTTCGCGGCGCGTCTGGCTCTGAGCCGGCGTTGA